Proteins encoded in a region of the Rutidosis leptorrhynchoides isolate AG116_Rl617_1_P2 chromosome 9, CSIRO_AGI_Rlap_v1, whole genome shotgun sequence genome:
- the LOC139867697 gene encoding protein translocase subunit SECA2, chloroplastic, which yields MAASFSSSILTPSFLTLNTNHHPSSHPSNFFCKLPKTCFRTRTQRLRFSPTVANSSLKENIGYVTKTWGDFTSLNYWVVRDYYRLVDFVNSFESRIQKLSDEQLTAKTAEFRRRLGKGETLADIQAEAFAVVREAAKRKLGMRHFDVQIIGGAVLNDGSIAEMKTGEGKTLVSTLAAYLNALTGEGVHVVTVNDYLAQRDAEWMGRVHRFLGLSVGLIQRGMKSEERRSNYRCDITYTNNSELGFDYLRDNLAGSSGQLVMRWPKPFHFAIVDEVDSVLIDEGRNPLLISGEASKDAARYPVAAKVAELLIRGLHYNIELKDNSVELTEEGISLAEMALETNDLWDENDPWARFVMNALKAKEFYRQDVQYIVKNGKALIINELTGRVEEKRRWSEGIHQAVEAKEGLQIQADSVVVAQITYQSLFKLYPKLSGMTGTAKTEEKEFLKMFQMPVIEVPTNMPNIRNDLPIQAFATARGKWEFVREEVTSMFRVGRPVLVGTTSVENSEYLSALLKQSMIPHNVLNARPKYAAREAQTVAQAGRKYAITISTNMAGRGTDIILGGNPKMLAKEVIEDSILSHMSHDIHDYEVDEPKSQKVLSKMKIGPSSLALLAKTSLMAKYVSKSENKSWTYEKAKSIISESIEMSQSVGLIELERLVEEQAEMYPLGPCIALAYLSVLKDCEIHCYNEGLEVKRLGGLHVIGTSLHESRRIDNQLRGRAGRQGDPGSTRFMVSLQDEMFQKFNFDTEWAVKLISRISNDEDVPIEGGSIVRQLLSLQVSAEKYFFNIRKSLVEFDEVLEVQRKHVYDLRQLVLTGDSESCSHHILQYMQAVVDEIVLANVNPVKHPSSWNLEKLLKDFIAISSKILDESCAGITVESLLQSLTNVHNTSDVDINEFRFSTLPQPPNAFRGIRKRTSSLKRWLAICSDDSLKDGRYRVTANLLRKYLGDLLIISYTNIIQESGYAEEYVKEIERAVLVKSLDCFWRDHLVNMNRLNSAVNVRSFGHRDPLEEYKIDGCRFFISMLSATRRSTVESLLRYWSSPMESQEI from the exons ATGGCGGCATCATTCTCATCATCAATCTTAACCCCTTCTTTCCTCACCCTAAACACAAACCACCACCCTTCTTCACACCCTTCAAACTTCTTCTGCAAGCTCCCAAAAACTTGTTTCCGTACACGCACTCAACGTCTTCGTTTCAGTCCCACAGTAGCTAATTCATCTCTCAAA GAAAATATTGGATATGTTACCAAAACATGGGGGGATTTCACAAGCTTGAATTACTGGGTTGTTCGGGATTATTATCGCCTTGTGGACTTTGTTAATTCGTTTGAGTCTCGAATTCAGAAGCTATCTGATGAACAG TTAACTGCAAAAACTGCTGAGTTTCGACGTCGGTTGGGAAAAGGAGAAACTCTTGCTGATATCCAAGCTG AGGCATTTGCTGTTGTTCGTGAAGCTGCTAAGAGGAAGCTTGGCATGCGTCATTTTGATGTCCAG ATTATTGGTGGTGCAGTGCTTAATGATGGTTCTATTGCTGAAATGAAAACTGGAGAAGGAAAGACATTGGTTTCAACACTGGCTGCATATCTTAACGCTTTGACTGGCGAAGGCGTTCATG TGGTAACTGTCAATGATTATCTTGCTCAACGTGATGCTGAGTGGATGGGCCGTGTTCATCGTTTCTTAGGTCTTTCTGTTGGTCTCATCCAA AGAGGGATGAAATCTGAGGAAAGGAGGTCTAATTATCGATGTGATATTACATACACCAATAATTCT GAACTTGGTTTTGACTATCTGAGAGACAATCTTGCTGGAAGCAGTGGACAACTTGTTATGAGATG GCCAAAACCGTTCCATTTTGCAATAGTTGATGAAGTTGATTCTGTCCTAATTGATGAGGGCAGAAACCCATTGCTGATAAGTGGCGAG GCTAGTAAAGATGCTGCACGTTATCCAGTCGCTGCGAAAGTAGCCGAGCTTCTCATTCGTGGCCTC CATTACAATATAGAGCTCAAGGATAATTCGGTGGAGTTGACCGAAGAAGGAATTAGCCTAGCTGAGATGGCACTGGAAACAAATGATCTATGGGACGAGAATGACCCTTGGGCTAG ATTTGTCATGAATGCCTTAAAAGCCAAGGAGTTCTATCGCCAAGATGTTCAATACATTGTTAAAAATGGGAAAGCTCTCATTATAAACGAG TTGACGGGTAGAGTGGAAGAAAAACGACGATGGTCGGAGGGGATTCACCAGGCTGTGGAGGCCAAAGAAGGCCTACAGATCCAG GCAGATTCAGTTGTGGTGGCACAAATAACGTACCAATCACTATTTAAGTTATACCCAAAGCTATCCGGAATGACAGGAACTGCAAAAACTGAA GAAAAGGAGTTTTTGAAAATGTTTCAGATGCCTGTTATTGAAGTACCCACAAATATGCCAAATATTCGTAATGATTTACCCATCCAAGCTTTTGCA ACTGCTCGTGGTAAATGGGAATTTGTTCGTGAAGAAGTTACAAGTATGTTCAGAGTTGGCCGTCCTGTTTTAGTGGGTACCACCAG TGTCGAGAACTCAGAATATCTTTCTGCTTTGTTGAAACAAAGCATGATCCCTCACAATGTACTCAATGCGCGACCAAAG TATGCTGCGAGAGAGGCTCAAACAGTGGCTCAAGCTGGACGAAAATATGCCATCACCATATCTACAAATATGGCTGGTAGGGGTACCGACATTATATTGGGAGGTAATCCAAAG ATGCTTGCTAAAGAAGTTATAGAGGATAGCATACTTTCGCATATGAGTCATGATATACATGACTACGAGGTTGATGAGCCAAAGTCACAAAAG GTATTATCTAAAATGAAAATTGGACCATCATCATTAGCTTTGCTAGCTAAGACCTCTCTAATGG CTAAGTATGTATCCAAAAGTGAGAACAAGAGCTGGACATATGAGAAGGCAAAGTCTATAATTTCAGAGTCAATAGAGATGAGCCAGTCAGTCGGTTTGATTGAGCTGGAAAGACTTGTAGAAGAACAGGCGGAGATGTATCCTCTTGGTCCTTGTATTGCGCTTGCCTATTTGTCAGTTTTAAAGGACTGTGAAATTCATTGTTATAATGAAGGATTGGAAGTCAAACGACTCGGTGGTCTTCATGTGATTGGGACATCTTTGCACGAGTCTCGAAGAATCGATAACCAG CTTCGTGGCAGAGCAGGAAGGCAGGGGGATCCTGGATCAACAAGATTCATGGTCAG TTTACAGGATGAAATGTTTCAAAAGTTCAACTTTGACACTGAGTGGGCTGTGAAACTCATATCAAGGATTTCAAACGATGAGGATGTGCCGATTGAAGGTGGTTCTATTGTTCGACAG CTTCTGTCTCTCCAAGTTTCTGCTGAAAAGTATTTCTTCAACATTAGAAAGAGTCTTGTAGAGTTTGATGAGGTGTTAGAG GTGCAAAGGAAGCATGTTTATGATCTCCGTCAGTTAGTATTAACCGGTGATTCTGAGAGTTGTTCACATCATATATTACA GTACATGCAAGCAGTTGTAGATGAAATTGTTTTGGCAAATGTTAATCCAGTGAAG CATCCAAGTAGCTGGAACTTAGAGAAACTATTGAAGGACTTCATTGCAATTTCTTCGAAGATTTTAGATG AGTCATGTGCAGGGATTACAGTTGAATCATTACTGCAATCACTCACCAATGTTCATAACACAAGTGATGTAGACATTAACGAATTCAGGTTCTCAACTTTACCTCAACCTCCAAATGCCTTCAGAGGTATACGTAAGAGGACTTCGTCACTCAAGCGTTGGCTAGCTATATGCTCTGATGATTCACTCAA AGATGGAAGATACCGAGTTACTGCTAATCTTCTGCGCAAGTACCTTGGTGATTTGTTAATAATTTCATATACGAACATCATTCAAGAATCTGGTTATGCTGAAGAATATGTGAAAGAAATCGAG AGAGCGGTACTTGTGAAGTCCCTAGATTGTTTCTGGAGGGATCATCTTGTAAATATGAACAGGCTAAATTCAGCG GTGAATGTGAGGAGTTTTGGGCACAGGGACCCATTGGAAGAATACAAAATAGATGGTTGTCGGTTTTTCATCTCGATGCTTAGTGCAACTCGAAGGTCAACAGTGGAATCACTTTTGAGGTACTGGTCATCTCCTATGGAGTCACAGGAAATATAA